One stretch of Clostridium sp. Marseille-P299 DNA includes these proteins:
- the hpdC gene encoding 4-hydroxyphenylacetate decarboxylase small subunit, with the protein MRHYDCKNYINLDCEKGICALCKAIVPIDGEGSEACSNFKAADKCGNCKNFSNPDKYGIGTCTGLGKENWSYATMNACTCSGYQAK; encoded by the coding sequence ATGCGTCACTATGATTGCAAAAATTATATAAATTTAGATTGTGAGAAAGGTATATGTGCTCTATGTAAGGCGATTGTACCTATTGATGGTGAAGGAAGTGAAGCTTGCTCTAATTTTAAAGCTGCTGATAAATGTGGAAACTGTAAAAACTTCTCTAACCCAGATAAATACGGAATTGGAACATGTACTGGATTAGGTAAAGAAAACTGGTCATATGCTACTATGAATGCTTGTACCTGTTCAGGATATCAAGCAAAATAG
- the hpdA gene encoding 4-hydroxyphenylacetate decarboxylase activase, with product MSKKGLIFDIQSFSVHDGPGCRTSIFLTGCPLQCKWCANPESWIPKKHLLFAENSCKWEKGCRACKNVCPHNSITFDENGKPSISFDICNKCETFDCASICPNNALKQCVKEYTVDDVIKILRRDFNNWGPQGGVTFSGGDPLIQHEFLIEVLKECNKWQIHTAIETSGYAKEEVFLEVLKHINFAFIDVKNMDREKHKEKTGVYNDLILSNIEALKKSDWKGRLVLRQPTIAGYNDSDENAYKLIEFMNKNSLYEINLLKFHRLGETKWNQLGKEYAYHDNGDITQEKLEHLQQIYLDNNIACYIGDNTPF from the coding sequence ATGAGTAAAAAGGGCTTAATATTTGACATACAGAGCTTTTCTGTACACGATGGACCAGGATGTAGAACCAGCATATTTCTAACAGGATGTCCTCTGCAATGCAAATGGTGCGCAAATCCTGAAAGCTGGATTCCTAAAAAGCATCTTCTATTTGCAGAAAACTCCTGTAAATGGGAGAAAGGCTGTCGGGCATGCAAAAATGTATGCCCACATAATTCAATTACCTTTGATGAAAATGGTAAGCCAAGTATATCCTTTGATATTTGTAATAAGTGTGAGACTTTTGACTGTGCAAGTATCTGTCCAAATAATGCTTTAAAACAGTGTGTGAAAGAATATACTGTAGATGATGTTATAAAAATCTTAAGACGTGATTTTAATAATTGGGGTCCTCAGGGAGGAGTCACTTTCTCAGGAGGAGATCCTCTCATACAGCATGAATTCTTAATTGAAGTTTTAAAGGAATGTAACAAATGGCAAATTCATACCGCTATTGAGACCAGTGGTTATGCAAAAGAAGAAGTATTTTTAGAAGTACTCAAGCACATTAATTTCGCATTTATTGATGTGAAGAACATGGATAGAGAAAAGCATAAAGAGAAAACGGGAGTATATAATGATTTAATACTTTCAAATATTGAAGCACTGAAAAAATCCGATTGGAAGGGTAGACTAGTTCTAAGACAACCTACCATCGCCGGCTATAACGACAGTGATGAAAATGCATATAAGTTAATTGAATTTATGAACAAAAACTCATTATATGAAATTAATCTTCTAAAATTCCATAGGTTGGGAGAAACAAAGTGGAATCAACTAGGAAAAGAGTATGCATATCATGATAATGGAGACATAACACAAGAAAAACTGGAACATCTTCAACAAATATACTTAGATAATAATATAGCTTGCTATATAGGTGATAACACCCCTTTCTGA
- a CDS encoding Crp/Fnr family transcriptional regulator codes for MELKDICIYDYIKDYLNEIYIVNYNKGQYIAHSNENFEGIYFILDGEVKVECITNYGKSFLVDELSKNEFVGKISYMYEQNLLCDITAMSKVTLLKIDKDTFKKLQKNSEFLKIFLFKTSKRIYCMYKKLMLRDLFSLEEIFAFYMLKNSKNNIFEYKSMYSLCKTLSMSRKSLYNTINKLIEKGYIRKDKNSLIILDKEYLNRISISVREFYEIDDCDCKFDIKIPYPLS; via the coding sequence ATGGAACTAAAAGACATATGCATATATGATTACATAAAGGATTATTTGAATGAAATATACATTGTAAACTATAATAAAGGACAATATATTGCTCATTCCAATGAAAACTTTGAAGGTATTTATTTTATATTGGATGGAGAGGTTAAAGTAGAATGTATCACTAATTATGGAAAGAGCTTTTTAGTAGACGAGCTTTCTAAAAATGAATTTGTAGGGAAAATTAGTTATATGTATGAACAGAATTTATTGTGTGATATTACTGCCATGAGTAAGGTTACTCTACTTAAAATAGATAAAGACACCTTTAAAAAACTGCAAAAAAACTCAGAGTTCTTAAAAATATTCCTATTTAAGACTAGCAAGAGAATCTATTGTATGTATAAGAAGCTTATGTTAAGGGATTTATTCAGTCTGGAAGAAATCTTTGCATTTTACATGCTAAAAAATTCTAAAAACAATATATTTGAATATAAAAGCATGTATAGTCTTTGCAAAACCTTGTCCATGAGCAGAAAAAGTCTTTATAATACAATAAATAAGCTTATAGAAAAGGGTTATATTAGAAAAGACAAAAATTCACTTATTATTTTAGATAAGGAATATCTAAATAGAATATCCATATCCGTAAGAGAATTTTATGAAATAGATGATTGTGATTGCAAATTTGACATAAAAATCCCCTATCCCCTTTCATAA
- the rlmD gene encoding 23S rRNA (uracil(1939)-C(5))-methyltransferase RlmD — MKENISINIPKKNDLVEVIIEDIGSDGEGIGKYQGFTLFIKDAVVGDTILAKVLKTKKTYGYAKIEKIIVPSVDRVEPRCPIATKCGGCQVQPLSYEKQLSFKENKVRNCLERIGGLKDIPMEPIVGMEEPYYYRNKAQFPVGLNKEGKVTIGFYASRTHSIIDSSHCYIQDKINVPILDTIRNFLDEYKISIYNEEKHEGLVRHILTRVGFTTKEVMVCLIINGTKLPYIEQLVSKLKETLNDYPEYHLKSICLNVNKDKTNVILGTKIIPIFGQTFITDMIGDIKYEISPLSFFQVNPIQTKKLYDLALDYADLSGEEIVWDLYCGIGTISLFLAKKAKEVYGVEIIPEAIEDAKRNATLNNINNAEFFVGAAEDVLPKKYKESNGSMRADVIVVDPPRKGCDQSLLDTVIAMEPKKVVYVSCDPATLARDLKYMTENGYEVKKVRPVDQFPHSTHVETVCQLTKKA; from the coding sequence ATGAAGGAAAATATAAGTATCAATATTCCCAAAAAGAATGATTTAGTTGAAGTTATCATTGAAGATATCGGAAGTGATGGTGAAGGCATTGGTAAATATCAGGGTTTTACCTTATTTATCAAAGATGCAGTAGTTGGAGATACCATCTTAGCAAAAGTATTAAAAACTAAAAAAACGTATGGATATGCAAAGATTGAGAAAATTATTGTGCCTTCCGTTGACCGCGTTGAACCTAGATGTCCAATTGCCACAAAGTGTGGTGGGTGCCAAGTTCAACCTTTGTCTTACGAAAAGCAATTGTCTTTTAAAGAAAATAAGGTAAGAAATTGTTTAGAGCGTATCGGCGGGTTAAAAGACATTCCTATGGAACCGATAGTTGGTATGGAAGAACCATACTATTATCGAAATAAGGCACAATTTCCAGTAGGTCTAAATAAAGAAGGAAAAGTGACCATTGGATTTTATGCAAGCCGTACTCACAGCATTATAGATTCCAGTCACTGCTATATACAAGATAAAATTAATGTACCAATTTTAGATACGATACGAAATTTTTTAGACGAGTATAAGATAAGTATATACAATGAAGAGAAACATGAAGGTTTAGTTCGTCATATCTTAACTAGAGTTGGATTTACTACAAAAGAAGTTATGGTATGCTTAATAATTAATGGAACGAAACTACCATATATAGAGCAGTTGGTAAGCAAATTAAAGGAAACCCTAAATGATTATCCAGAATATCATTTAAAAAGTATATGTCTAAATGTAAATAAGGACAAGACGAATGTTATTCTTGGAACGAAAATCATTCCTATATTTGGACAAACCTTTATTACAGATATGATTGGTGATATTAAATATGAAATTTCACCATTATCATTCTTCCAGGTAAATCCGATACAAACAAAGAAGCTCTATGATTTAGCACTTGACTATGCAGACCTTAGTGGAGAGGAAATTGTTTGGGATTTATACTGCGGAATTGGAACAATCTCTTTATTCTTAGCTAAGAAAGCCAAGGAAGTGTATGGGGTTGAGATTATACCAGAAGCCATTGAGGATGCAAAGAGGAATGCAACGTTAAACAATATAAACAATGCAGAATTTTTTGTTGGAGCGGCAGAAGATGTTTTACCTAAAAAGTATAAAGAAAGCAATGGCAGTATGAGAGCGGATGTTATTGTTGTAGATCCTCCAAGAAAGGGTTGTGATCAAAGTTTATTAGATACTGTGATTGCTATGGAGCCTAAGAAAGTTGTTTATGTATCTTGTGATCCAGCAACCTTAGCAAGAGATCTTAAGTATATGACAGAGAACGGATATGAAGTGAAAAAGGTACGCCCAGTGGATCAGTTTCCACATTCAACACATGTGGAGACGGTTTGTCAATTAACAAAGAAGGCTTGA
- a CDS encoding 3'-5' exoribonuclease YhaM family protein — protein MRYLNELREGEMLKETYLCKQTQTLKTKNGKSYYSLLLQDKTGTIDAKVWELGPAIEHFDAMDYIHIEAQVTNFQGTLQLNVKRIRKSQEGEYNPADFMPTSTKNVEEMYKELLSYVNKIKEPHMKALVNSFFVEDKKFIDKFKKHSAAKSVHHGFIGGLLEHTLGITKLCDYLADHYPMLQRDLLLASAMFHDIGKLEEISPFPENDYTDEGNLLGHIYMGTQLINERIKTIPGFPNKMANEIMHCILAHHGELEYGSPKKPAIAEALALSLADNLDAKLQTMTELLNSSEEKSDWLGYQRLFESNVRRTSIY, from the coding sequence ATGAGATATCTAAACGAGTTACGAGAAGGTGAAATGCTTAAAGAAACATACCTTTGTAAGCAGACCCAGACATTAAAAACTAAGAATGGGAAAAGCTATTATTCTTTGCTTTTACAAGATAAAACAGGAACAATTGATGCAAAGGTATGGGAGCTTGGACCGGCAATAGAACACTTTGATGCCATGGATTATATACATATCGAGGCTCAAGTGACTAACTTTCAAGGTACATTACAACTTAATGTAAAGCGTATACGAAAGAGTCAAGAAGGTGAATATAATCCAGCAGATTTTATGCCAACATCTACAAAAAATGTAGAGGAGATGTATAAAGAGCTTCTTAGTTATGTGAATAAGATTAAAGAACCTCATATGAAAGCTTTAGTTAATAGTTTTTTTGTAGAGGATAAAAAGTTTATTGATAAATTTAAAAAGCATTCAGCAGCTAAGAGTGTACACCATGGTTTTATTGGTGGATTGTTAGAGCACACTTTAGGTATTACAAAATTGTGTGATTACTTAGCAGATCATTATCCTATGTTACAAAGAGATTTATTACTGGCATCTGCTATGTTTCATGACATTGGTAAACTTGAAGAGATTTCGCCATTTCCAGAAAATGATTATACCGATGAAGGAAATCTTCTAGGTCACATCTATATGGGAACACAATTAATTAATGAGCGAATAAAAACCATTCCAGGTTTTCCAAATAAGATGGCAAATGAAATTATGCACTGTATATTAGCTCATCATGGTGAATTAGAATATGGTTCACCTAAAAAACCAGCAATTGCAGAAGCATTAGCCCTTAGCTTAGCTGACAACTTGGATGCAAAGCTTCAAACGATGACAGAACTTTTAAATAGTTCAGAAGAAAAGAGCGACTGGCTTGGTTATCAAAGATTATTTGAATCTAATGTTCGTAGAACTTCAATATATTAA
- a CDS encoding S1C family serine protease — protein sequence MDTMKRGNEKEFSFIQEKVVSRRKHRIKRFMLSIAATLVLAVIFGIVARIAFIKSDSLLFHLLGLDEAQRQQILFPSNGPDEAGAAIGLTPTPIPSISIAPTNGASETVDEKKEEKPQPTIIEQKIDATLGDLQSIYSDIKELAGEINHSLTTVTAVESGVDWFNNEYEKRKSTTGVVIGENNVDILILTNLDKVENADNIEVKFYGDVTASGVLWNYDKEYNLAVIAVELKSIPEDKLEHIVKADLGESYGVAVGDFVMALGSPNGYAGSMEIGMITSKGSLVYVTDNSLDLFTTNITDTPESAGILINEYGDIIGVITQTLKEDTNSNISTVIGISKLKPVISSLANKTDRIYFGIQGMDIPEDFLEQEGLENGIYVTDIHSDSPALDAGICQGDIITAVNNTKVKSMNGFNRILNTHSVGEKVTITIQRKSKQVLKEMEVDVVLQKKSK from the coding sequence ATGGATACAATGAAACGTGGAAATGAGAAAGAATTCAGTTTTATACAAGAGAAGGTAGTTTCAAGAAGAAAGCATAGAATTAAGCGTTTTATGCTTTCAATTGCAGCTACATTGGTTCTTGCGGTCATTTTTGGGATTGTGGCAAGAATAGCATTTATAAAATCGGATTCTTTATTGTTTCATTTATTAGGATTGGACGAGGCCCAGCGCCAGCAGATTTTATTTCCTTCAAACGGTCCAGATGAAGCCGGTGCAGCGATAGGTTTAACACCTACTCCTATCCCTAGCATAAGTATTGCGCCAACCAATGGTGCAAGTGAGACGGTAGATGAGAAAAAGGAAGAAAAGCCTCAACCAACAATTATAGAGCAAAAAATTGATGCTACACTTGGAGATTTACAAAGTATATATTCAGATATTAAAGAACTTGCGGGTGAAATCAACCATTCCTTAACAACCGTAACAGCAGTGGAAAGTGGAGTGGATTGGTTTAACAATGAATATGAGAAGAGAAAATCAACCACAGGTGTTGTAATTGGAGAAAATAATGTAGACATCTTAATTCTTACAAATCTAGATAAAGTCGAGAATGCAGATAACATTGAAGTAAAATTCTATGGGGATGTAACGGCTTCTGGGGTGTTATGGAATTATGATAAAGAATATAATCTTGCAGTCATTGCAGTGGAACTTAAAAGCATACCAGAGGATAAGCTTGAACATATCGTAAAAGCTGATTTAGGTGAATCTTATGGAGTTGCAGTAGGTGATTTTGTAATGGCACTTGGAAGCCCTAATGGTTATGCTGGTTCGATGGAAATAGGAATGATAACAAGCAAGGGTAGTTTAGTGTATGTAACAGATAATAGCCTTGATTTGTTCACTACAAACATTACAGATACACCGGAAAGTGCTGGTATATTAATTAACGAATATGGTGATATAATTGGGGTTATTACGCAGACATTAAAGGAAGATACAAATTCTAATATAAGCACTGTTATTGGAATTTCGAAGCTAAAGCCGGTTATCTCATCACTTGCAAATAAAACGGATCGTATTTATTTTGGTATTCAAGGAATGGATATACCAGAAGACTTTTTAGAACAAGAGGGACTTGAAAATGGAATCTATGTAACAGATATACATTCCGATTCCCCAGCTTTAGATGCTGGAATTTGTCAAGGAGATATAATTACAGCAGTAAATAATACAAAAGTTAAGTCAATGAATGGATTTAATAGAATTTTAAATACCCATAGTGTTGGTGAAAAAGTTACGATAACCATACAAAGAAAATCAAAGCAAGTATTAAAAGAGATGGAAGTTGATGTAGTTTTACAAAAAAAAAGTAAGTAG
- a CDS encoding HAMP domain-containing sensor histidine kinase — protein sequence MKKRVLIKLVVLYLIAALSMFFLLNTFGRNLMQENLIEKKKEALYSEASLIVSEYASQYYNEQMSLTDMLKQLRTVDSFLKTRIWIVDNNGEVIADTKSNAQGININEIDETYLEQTYAKNVYFKGIFSEPMLSVIVRIPYNYSVKGYVCIHTSMEGIKGDSVNYVDFINICYLIFLLILLLIFMIIYYITVIPVERMIKATKEYSSGNFDYPIKVYSHDEYRDLANTIRYMADELKNLDDYQKKFVANISHDFRSPLTSIKGYAEAMLDGTISYEMQGKYLDIILFEAERLTKLTTNLLALNSFENNGTILDITSFDINKVIRKTAATFEGQCTKKKIMLNLIFSSMEIYVDADVDKIQQVLYNLIDNAIKFSNPESTIKVSVEEKGSKVFISIKDHGIGIPKDSIKKIWERFYKTDTSRGKDKKGTGLGLSITKEILLAHNENINVISTEGVGTEFIFTLHRSDI from the coding sequence ATGAAAAAACGTGTACTTATAAAATTAGTAGTTCTATATTTGATTGCTGCTCTATCTATGTTCTTTTTATTAAATACGTTTGGCAGAAATCTTATGCAAGAAAATTTAATTGAAAAGAAAAAAGAAGCACTCTATAGTGAAGCATCCCTTATTGTATCAGAATATGCGAGCCAATACTACAATGAGCAAATGTCATTAACAGATATGCTAAAGCAACTTCGTACGGTAGATTCATTTTTAAAGACGAGAATATGGATTGTAGACAACAATGGAGAAGTAATTGCTGATACAAAAAGTAATGCCCAGGGTATTAATATCAATGAGATAGATGAGACTTACTTAGAACAAACATATGCTAAAAATGTATATTTTAAAGGGATTTTTTCGGAACCAATGTTAAGTGTTATCGTAAGGATTCCTTATAATTATTCTGTAAAGGGTTATGTATGCATTCATACTTCGATGGAAGGAATCAAAGGGGATAGTGTTAACTATGTTGACTTTATCAATATTTGCTATCTTATTTTTCTGTTAATTTTACTTTTAATATTTATGATTATCTACTATATTACGGTGATTCCAGTAGAGAGGATGATAAAAGCAACGAAAGAATACTCCAGTGGAAACTTTGACTATCCAATCAAAGTATATTCCCATGATGAGTATCGTGATTTAGCAAATACCATTCGATATATGGCAGATGAATTAAAAAATCTAGATGATTATCAAAAAAAGTTCGTAGCAAATATATCACACGATTTTCGTTCTCCTCTAACTAGTATTAAAGGATATGCAGAAGCAATGCTAGATGGAACGATAAGCTATGAAATGCAAGGAAAGTATTTAGATATTATTTTGTTTGAGGCAGAGCGCCTTACAAAGTTAACAACTAATTTACTTGCATTAAATAGTTTTGAGAATAATGGAACAATATTAGATATTACTTCTTTTGATATTAATAAGGTAATAAGAAAAACAGCAGCAACCTTTGAAGGTCAGTGTACAAAGAAGAAAATAATGCTTAATCTTATATTTTCATCAATGGAAATATATGTAGATGCAGACGTTGATAAAATTCAACAAGTTTTATACAATTTAATTGATAATGCAATTAAATTTAGTAATCCAGAATCCACAATTAAGGTTTCTGTTGAGGAAAAGGGTTCCAAGGTTTTTATATCAATTAAAGATCATGGAATTGGTATACCAAAAGATAGCATTAAAAAAATCTGGGAAAGATTTTATAAAACTGATACATCAAGAGGCAAGGATAAAAAAGGTACTGGTTTAGGACTTTCAATTACGAAAGAGATACTTTTAGCGCATAATGAGAATATAAATGTAATTAGTACTGAAGGTGTTGGAACAGAATTTATTTTTACCTTACATCGCTCAGATATATAA
- a CDS encoding response regulator transcription factor has protein sequence MATKQKILIVDDDANIAELISLYLIKECFDTLIVYDGEEAIEQFKRYQPNLILLDLMLPGIDGYEVCREVRKTSSVPIIMLSAKGEIFDKVLGLELGADDYMIKPFDSKELVARVKAVLRRVVQAPQSGQESIPQTGDFVSYPDLTVNQSNYSVTYYGAVIEMPPKELELFYFLASHPNQVFTREQLLDHIWGYEYMGDTRTVDVHIKRLREKIKDHESWRLSTVWGIGYKFEVKK, from the coding sequence ATGGCAACAAAGCAAAAAATATTAATTGTTGATGATGATGCTAATATAGCAGAACTTATCTCTTTATATTTAATCAAAGAATGTTTTGATACTTTAATTGTATATGATGGAGAAGAAGCGATTGAACAATTCAAACGTTATCAACCAAATTTAATCTTATTAGATTTGATGCTTCCAGGAATTGATGGATACGAGGTATGCCGTGAAGTTAGAAAAACGTCTTCGGTTCCTATAATTATGTTGTCTGCAAAAGGCGAGATTTTTGATAAAGTTCTTGGTCTTGAGCTTGGTGCAGATGATTATATGATAAAACCATTTGATTCAAAAGAACTTGTAGCTAGGGTAAAGGCGGTACTTCGAAGAGTGGTTCAAGCACCACAATCCGGACAAGAAAGCATACCACAAACAGGCGATTTTGTATCTTATCCAGACCTTACGGTAAATCAGTCCAACTATTCTGTTACTTATTATGGGGCAGTGATTGAAATGCCACCAAAGGAGCTAGAATTATTTTATTTTCTAGCTTCTCATCCAAATCAAGTATTTACAAGAGAGCAGTTGCTAGATCATATTTGGGGTTATGAATATATGGGAGATACAAGAACGGTAGATGTTCACATTAAGCGTTTACGTGAAAAGATAAAAGATCATGAGTCTTGGAGGCTATCTACTGTTTGGGGAATTGGGTATAAGTTTGAAGTGAAAAAATAG
- a CDS encoding endonuclease MutS2, with translation MNEKALKTLEYYKIIDKLTAYAGSTMGKEKCSHLKPSSNLEEILAMQKETSDALSRIFKKGSLSFSGVPDIRASLIRLEVGSTLGAGELLRISSILTATLRVKNYGYSSKNEDDEEEGDSLSERFRLLEPLSPINNEILRCIISEEEIADDASPGLKSVRRQIKITNDKVHEQLNTILNSSTTRTMLQDALITMRNGRYCLPVKQEYKNTFQGMMHDQSSTGSTAFIEPMAIVKLNNELAELAVREREEIEKVLAELSNMVAEETENLKYNLQTLVEFDFIFARAQLSKQMKGTEPKFNNNHYINIKKGRHPLIDPHHVVPIDIYLGKDFHLLIITGPNTGGKTVSLKTVGLFTLMGQAGLHIPAFDGSELSVFEEVYADIGDEQSIEQSLSTFSSHMTNTVSILKQANENSLALFDELGAGTDPTEGAALAISILSYLKDKGIRTMATTHYSELKIYALSTEGVSNASCEFSVETLRPTYRLLIGIPGKSNAFAISSKLGLPDFIIDNARELIGTKDESFEDVISNLEASRIAMEKDKEEINLHKKEIEELKKRLAEKNDKIDSAKERILREANERAREILQEAKDYADETIRKYNKWSKEGGIGKDMENERNALRERLGEADSKLAVKKKKSNKQHKPSDFKLGDSVNVLSLNLKGTVSSLPNAKGDLYVQMGILRSLVNIKDLELIDEETIKTPVLTKTQSGKIRMSKSLSISPEINIIGKRVDEAIPLVDKYLDDAYLAHLPQVTIIHGRGTGALKEAVHAHLKRTKYVKSFRIGGFGEGDHGVTIVEFK, from the coding sequence ATGAATGAAAAAGCATTAAAGACATTAGAATATTACAAAATTATCGATAAATTAACCGCATATGCCGGTTCAACAATGGGAAAGGAGAAATGTTCCCATTTAAAGCCTAGTAGTAATCTTGAAGAAATACTAGCAATGCAAAAAGAAACGAGTGATGCGCTATCTCGTATTTTTAAGAAAGGCAGTCTATCCTTTTCTGGAGTGCCAGATATTAGGGCTTCTCTTATCCGTTTGGAGGTTGGATCAACACTTGGAGCAGGTGAGTTATTAAGAATTAGTTCTATATTAACAGCAACACTTCGAGTAAAGAATTATGGGTACTCCTCTAAAAACGAAGATGATGAGGAAGAAGGCGATAGCTTATCAGAACGTTTTCGTCTATTAGAGCCATTATCTCCAATAAATAATGAAATTTTACGATGCATTATTTCAGAAGAAGAGATTGCAGATGATGCAAGTCCAGGCTTAAAGAGTGTTCGTAGACAAATTAAAATAACAAATGACAAAGTACATGAGCAGTTAAATACCATATTAAATTCCAGCACTACTCGTACAATGCTTCAAGATGCGCTTATTACAATGCGCAATGGTCGTTATTGTTTACCAGTAAAGCAAGAATATAAAAACACCTTCCAAGGTATGATGCACGATCAATCTTCCACTGGTTCCACAGCATTTATTGAGCCGATGGCAATTGTTAAGCTAAACAATGAATTAGCAGAGCTAGCGGTTCGTGAGCGAGAAGAAATTGAAAAAGTTCTTGCAGAATTAAGTAATATGGTTGCAGAAGAAACAGAGAATTTAAAATATAACTTACAAACCCTTGTGGAATTTGATTTTATATTTGCAAGAGCTCAGTTGTCGAAGCAAATGAAGGGTACAGAACCTAAATTTAATAATAATCATTATATTAATATCAAAAAAGGACGTCATCCGCTCATTGATCCACATCACGTAGTGCCAATTGATATTTATCTTGGTAAAGACTTTCATTTATTAATAATTACAGGACCAAACACTGGCGGTAAGACGGTTTCATTAAAAACTGTTGGTTTATTTACCCTTATGGGGCAAGCAGGACTTCATATTCCAGCTTTTGATGGTTCTGAATTATCAGTCTTTGAAGAAGTATATGCAGACATTGGGGATGAGCAAAGCATTGAACAAAGTTTAAGTACATTCTCATCTCATATGACAAATACAGTATCCATTTTAAAGCAAGCCAATGAAAATTCATTAGCTTTATTTGATGAATTAGGTGCGGGTACAGATCCAACCGAAGGTGCTGCATTAGCAATATCTATTTTGTCCTATTTAAAGGATAAGGGAATTCGCACAATGGCAACCACCCATTATAGTGAACTTAAAATATATGCGCTATCAACAGAAGGGGTTTCCAATGCCTCTTGTGAGTTTAGTGTAGAAACCTTACGACCAACTTACCGCTTATTAATAGGTATTCCAGGGAAGAGTAATGCATTTGCCATCTCTTCAAAATTAGGACTACCTGATTTTATCATTGATAATGCGAGAGAACTTATTGGTACAAAGGATGAAAGCTTTGAAGACGTTATTAGTAACTTAGAAGCTAGTCGTATTGCAATGGAAAAAGACAAAGAAGAAATTAATCTTCATAAAAAAGAGATTGAAGAGCTTAAAAAGCGTTTGGCAGAAAAGAATGATAAGATTGACTCTGCAAAAGAAAGAATCTTAAGAGAAGCCAATGAAAGAGCTCGTGAGATTTTACAAGAAGCAAAAGACTATGCGGATGAGACAATACGTAAGTACAATAAGTGGAGCAAAGAAGGCGGCATTGGTAAGGATATGGAAAATGAGAGAAATGCCTTACGTGAACGATTGGGTGAAGCTGATTCTAAGCTTGCGGTAAAGAAAAAGAAGAGTAATAAACAACATAAACCAAGTGACTTTAAACTAGGAGATTCTGTGAATGTTCTAAGTCTTAACTTAAAGGGTACCGTTAGTTCACTTCCAAATGCAAAAGGTGATCTATATGTGCAAATGGGTATTTTGCGTTCCCTTGTAAATATTAAAGATTTAGAGTTGATCGATGAAGAAACTATTAAGACGCCTGTTCTTACGAAAACCCAAAGTGGTAAGATACGTATGAGCAAATCCTTATCCATTAGCCCTGAAATAAACATTATTGGGAAACGTGTAGATGAAGCAATTCCTTTAGTAGATAAATACTTAGATGATGCTTATCTTGCACATTTACCACAAGTTACAATTATTCACGGCCGCGGTACGGGTGCATTAAAAGAGGCAGTACATGCACATTTAAAACGCACAAAATATGTGAAATCTTTCCGCATTGGAGGGTTTGGTGAAGGGGACCATGGTGTAACTATCGTTGAATTTAAGTAG
- a CDS encoding tRNA (cytidine(34)-2'-O)-methyltransferase, which produces MNIVLFEPEIPANTGNIGRTCVATGAKLHLIKPLGFSLDEKAIRRSGLDYWKDLDVTVYENYEDFLAKNPNAKIYMATTKARHVYTEVSYEPDCYIMFGKESAGIPEEILLQNKDTAIRIPMIGDIRSLNLSNSVAIVLYEALRQNNFDHMRMFGELHHHSWDE; this is translated from the coding sequence ATGAACATTGTATTATTTGAGCCAGAAATACCAGCAAATACAGGGAATATCGGTAGAACGTGTGTAGCAACGGGAGCTAAATTACACTTAATCAAACCGCTAGGTTTTAGCTTAGATGAAAAAGCAATTAGAAGATCTGGATTAGACTATTGGAAAGATCTAGACGTTACTGTTTATGAAAACTATGAAGATTTTCTAGCTAAAAATCCAAATGCTAAAATATATATGGCAACAACAAAGGCTAGACATGTTTATACAGAAGTTTCATATGAACCAGACTGCTATATTATGTTTGGTAAGGAGAGCGCAGGAATCCCAGAAGAAATTCTATTACAGAATAAAGATACAGCGATTCGTATACCTATGATAGGAGACATTCGTTCTCTAAATCTAAGTAACTCGGTAGCCATCGTACTCTATGAAGCATTACGCCAGAATAACTTTGATCATATGCGTATGTTTGGAGAGTTACATCACCATTCTTGGGATGAGTAA